From one Variovorax sp. PBL-H6 genomic stretch:
- a CDS encoding multidrug effflux MFS transporter — protein sequence MNPDANKLWHAPRWALAVLLAVLGMLGPFSIDTYIPAFAGIAQTIGATPAEMQQTLSAYLFGFAFMNLFHGALSDSFGRRPVVLWGLAVFTVASLGCALSQTIGQLVLFRALQGLSTGAGIVVSRAVIRDMFPPAEAQRVMSQVTIYFGVAPAIAPIIGGFLFVHLGWHSVFWFLVAVGVVLFAANWKLLPETLHHSQRQPFEVRHLMRGYWDLCSDPRFLLLALASGVPFNGMFLYVLAAPAFLGDHLALAPTQFFWFFLLTIGGIMSGAWASGRMAGKVAPKRQIRDGFLIMLLTSIVNVIANALFTPHAAWALWPLAVFAFGWALMVPVVTLLVLDLHPERRGMASSLQAVIGSTANGLVAGVIAPLVMHSTLALALTSIGMMGIGLVAWGWLHGRWPEIGRRVAGEAA from the coding sequence ATGAATCCCGACGCCAACAAACTCTGGCACGCGCCACGCTGGGCGCTGGCCGTTCTGCTGGCCGTCCTGGGCATGCTCGGCCCCTTCTCGATCGACACCTACATCCCGGCCTTCGCAGGCATCGCCCAGACCATCGGAGCGACGCCTGCCGAGATGCAGCAGACGCTCTCGGCCTACCTGTTCGGCTTCGCCTTCATGAACCTGTTCCACGGCGCGCTATCCGACAGCTTCGGCCGGCGCCCGGTGGTCCTGTGGGGCCTGGCGGTGTTCACCGTCGCCTCCCTGGGTTGCGCGCTCTCGCAGACCATCGGCCAACTGGTCCTCTTCCGTGCGCTGCAGGGCCTGTCGACGGGTGCCGGCATCGTGGTCTCGCGTGCGGTGATCCGCGACATGTTTCCGCCCGCCGAGGCGCAGCGGGTGATGAGCCAGGTCACGATTTACTTCGGCGTCGCGCCTGCAATTGCGCCCATCATTGGCGGCTTCCTGTTCGTGCACCTCGGCTGGCACAGCGTCTTCTGGTTTCTGGTCGCGGTGGGCGTGGTGCTGTTCGCCGCCAACTGGAAACTGCTGCCCGAAACCCTGCACCACAGCCAGCGACAACCCTTCGAAGTGCGGCACCTGATGCGCGGCTACTGGGACCTGTGCTCCGACCCGCGCTTCCTGCTCCTGGCCCTGGCCAGCGGCGTGCCCTTCAACGGCATGTTCCTCTACGTACTGGCCGCGCCCGCCTTCCTCGGCGACCACCTGGCGCTGGCGCCCACGCAGTTCTTCTGGTTCTTCCTGCTGACCATCGGTGGCATCATGTCCGGTGCCTGGGCGAGCGGGCGCATGGCGGGCAAGGTGGCCCCCAAGCGGCAGATCCGTGACGGCTTCCTGATCATGCTGCTGACTTCGATCGTCAACGTGATCGCCAATGCCCTCTTCACCCCGCACGCGGCTTGGGCGCTGTGGCCACTTGCGGTGTTCGCCTTCGGCTGGGCGCTGATGGTGCCGGTGGTCACGCTGCTGGTGCTTGACCTGCATCCGGAGCGCCGCGGCATGGCCTCCTCGCTGCAGGCCGTGATCGGCTCGACCGCCAATGGCCTCGTGGCAGGCGTGATCGCGCCGCTGGTCATGCATTCGACGCTCGCACTGGCGCTGACCTCTATCGGGATGATGGGCATCGGCCTGGTGGCCTGGGGCTGGCTGCATGGCCGCTGGCCCGAGATCGGTCGCAGGGTCGCCGGCGAGGCCGCCTGA
- a CDS encoding HPP family protein, which produces MEREALRTFARSWLPARTNVNTRERLRAVAGAGLGLLLTVLILQLAELGSGGQWLIAPLGASAVLVFALPASPLAQPWPVVAGNMFSALVGVACARWMPDAAWVGPAATALAIALMFALRCLHPPGGAVALLVALNHTTHFTFALHPVLIDSVLLVLAGVFYNSLTGRRYPHVQLAPRMPQADARFSSADVDAVLARYNQVLDISRDDLESLIRETELESYRRRLGTVRCADIMSHSPVVAEFGTPLQEAWALMQARRIKALPVIDRTRRVVGIVTQADFFRHIDLDHHDGLAGRLRDFIRATRSVMSSKPEVVGQIMTRQVRVSSEERPMVELVPLFSEGGHHHIPIIDAERRLTGMITQSDFVRALYRAVGPETAPATPASRSPS; this is translated from the coding sequence ATGGAGCGCGAGGCGCTGCGGACCTTCGCCCGCTCCTGGCTGCCGGCCCGTACCAATGTCAATACGCGCGAACGCCTGCGCGCCGTTGCCGGTGCCGGGTTGGGCCTGCTGCTGACGGTGCTGATCCTGCAGCTGGCCGAACTGGGCAGCGGTGGCCAGTGGCTGATCGCGCCACTGGGCGCCAGCGCGGTCCTGGTGTTCGCACTGCCCGCCAGCCCGCTCGCCCAGCCGTGGCCGGTGGTTGCGGGCAACATGTTCTCGGCGCTGGTCGGCGTCGCCTGCGCGCGCTGGATGCCCGATGCCGCGTGGGTCGGCCCGGCTGCGACCGCGCTGGCCATCGCGCTGATGTTCGCGCTGCGCTGCCTGCATCCGCCCGGCGGGGCGGTGGCGCTGCTGGTGGCGCTGAACCACACCACGCATTTCACCTTTGCGCTCCACCCGGTGCTCATCGATTCGGTGCTGCTGGTGCTGGCCGGCGTGTTCTACAACAGCCTGACCGGACGGCGCTACCCGCACGTCCAGCTGGCGCCGCGCATGCCGCAGGCTGACGCACGCTTCAGCTCGGCCGACGTCGACGCGGTGCTGGCGCGCTACAACCAGGTGCTGGACATCAGCCGCGACGATCTCGAGTCGCTGATCCGCGAGACCGAGCTGGAGTCCTACCGCCGTCGCCTGGGCACTGTGCGTTGCGCCGACATCATGTCGCACAGCCCCGTGGTCGCCGAGTTCGGCACGCCCTTGCAGGAAGCCTGGGCCCTGATGCAGGCACGCCGCATCAAGGCGCTGCCGGTGATCGACCGCACCCGCAGGGTGGTGGGTATCGTGACGCAGGCGGACTTCTTCCGGCATATCGACCTGGACCACCACGACGGCCTGGCGGGCCGCTTGCGCGACTTCATTCGCGCGACGCGCAGCGTGATGTCGAGCAAGCCCGAGGTGGTGGGCCAGATCATGACGCGGCAGGTCCGCGTATCCAGCGAGGAGCGGCCGATGGTGGAACTGGTGCCGCTGTTCTCCGAAGGCGGCCACCACCACATCCCGATCATCGACGCCGAGCGACGGCTCACCGGGATGATCACGCAGTCCGATTTTGTGCGCGCACTCTACCGCGCGGTAGGACCCGAGACAGCGCCGGCTACTCCAGCGTCACGTTCGCCTTCTTGA
- a CDS encoding Bug family tripartite tricarboxylate transporter substrate binding protein gives MNPILSRRTMLGFGTCMFATAALPALAQGGSDKPVRIVLPISAGSGVDTIARAAAPALGKAFGQPVVIENLPGAGGITGTSVVVKAAPDGLTLGMVSNNHVINPSVYKKMPFDAINDITPISVVGATPLVLVVNPKVPAKNVKELVALLRAKPDGYNYASSGNGTIIHLAGEMFMDEAGVKARHIPYKGTGPMVTDMIAGQVEIGVVALPAAQQHIRSGALRAIGLCGPARSPAAPEIPTIAEQGLPNYSVEGWFAVIGPARLPAAEIKRVHDAVVAAFGTAEMREAMDKQGNIIRPTTPEEAARYFRSEADRYAALVKKANVTLE, from the coding sequence ATGAACCCCATCCTCTCGCGCCGCACGATGCTCGGCTTCGGCACGTGCATGTTCGCTACCGCCGCGCTGCCCGCCCTGGCGCAGGGCGGCTCAGACAAGCCGGTGCGCATCGTCCTGCCGATCAGCGCCGGCTCGGGCGTGGACACCATCGCGCGCGCCGCCGCGCCAGCCCTGGGCAAGGCCTTCGGACAGCCGGTGGTGATCGAGAACCTGCCGGGCGCGGGCGGCATCACCGGTACATCGGTCGTGGTCAAGGCGGCGCCGGACGGGCTCACGCTCGGCATGGTGTCGAACAACCACGTGATCAACCCGAGCGTCTACAAGAAGATGCCCTTCGACGCCATCAACGACATCACGCCGATCAGCGTGGTGGGCGCGACGCCGCTGGTGCTGGTGGTGAATCCGAAGGTGCCGGCGAAGAACGTGAAGGAATTGGTGGCGCTGCTCAGGGCGAAGCCCGATGGCTACAACTACGCGTCCTCGGGCAACGGCACCATCATCCACCTGGCCGGCGAGATGTTCATGGACGAGGCCGGCGTGAAGGCGCGCCACATCCCCTACAAGGGCACCGGCCCGATGGTGACCGACATGATCGCGGGCCAGGTCGAGATCGGGGTCGTGGCCTTGCCGGCGGCGCAGCAGCACATCAGGAGCGGTGCGTTGCGTGCCATTGGGCTGTGCGGCCCGGCACGCTCGCCGGCGGCGCCCGAGATCCCAACCATTGCAGAGCAGGGGCTGCCCAACTACAGCGTGGAGGGCTGGTTCGCCGTGATCGGTCCGGCCAGGCTGCCGGCGGCGGAGATCAAGCGCGTGCACGATGCCGTGGTGGCCGCCTTCGGCACGGCCGAGATGCGCGAAGCCATGGACAAGCAGGGCAACATCATCAGGCCGACGACGCCGGAGGAGGCCGCCCGCTATTTCCGCAGCGAGGCCGATCGCTACGCGGCGCTGGTCAAGAAGGCGAACGTGACGCTGGAGTAG